The following DNA comes from Petrotoga sp. 9PW.55.5.1.
CTAATAAAAAGTATGCTAACATCAATAAAAACTCAACATTTTTAATTCTTTCTTTTCTGCTGTATATAATCTTGCTTATCGGAGAAGAAATCACGAAATTTTCCTCCTTTTTACTTTCTTTCCAAATAATTATATCATATAGAATTTTTAGAATATGCTTTTTCGCTTTTTTATATTATAATTAATAAAGAAATAAATTTGACTTTGTTAAAGGAGGAGCTTTTTTACTGTGATAGGAGATAATCTAATAGTTCTAGATAAAGTTGATTCAACAAATATTTATATTAAAAATCATTGGATAGAACTTCCTTCAGAAACAGTTGTTTGGGCTTTAGAACAGACTCAAGGTTATGGACGTAAAAAGGACAGATGGTATTCTCCCCTTGGAGGGCTTTGGTTCTCTGTTTTGTTTAAACCCCGCAAGAGACCTTTAATCCCATATTATTATGTTAGAATGTATTCTCTGGTAATTTATGATATACTAAAAAATAAGTACAATTTAAATCCTATTATTAAATGGCCAAATGACATCTTAGTTGATGAAAAAAAAATTTGCGGAATTCTAGGTGAAAGTATATACAAGGGGACTTATCCCGCCTGTGTTGTTGTAGGTATAGGTCTAAACGTTAATAATGAATTACCTAATGAACTCAAAGATTATTCAACCAGTTTAAAAAATCTTTTAGGGAAAGAATTATCTTTAAGAAAATTACTCACACAAATAAATCATATTGCTTATCATTCTTATTATTTAAAATATTTTAAAGCCAAGTCTATATCTGCAGTAACTAAGATTTGGTTAAAAAGGTTAAATATAAAAAATGGTGATCCTGTTAAAATCAAAGATCAAAACACGGAAATTATTTCTGGAAGAATCAAAGAAATTCATTCAGATTATTTGGAAATTTTAGATGATTCTGGAAAGAGTAAAAAATATTATTCTGGAGACATAAGTTTATTAAATAAATATGGTTAAATTTATGATATAATCTATCTATAAATAAGTGTTAACACATTTTGGTTTTTTAGTTCTTTTATCTTTCTAATTTGGGGAGGTTTGAAATGCCATTAAAAGTTCTTATTTCAGAAGACGACATTCAAAGTAAAATCGAAAATTTGGCAAAAGATATCAATACTTATTATACAAAATTAACAGAGGAAATAACTGCTGTTTGTGTTTTAAAAGGGTCCGTTAATTTTTTTAGTGATCTTGTGAAAAAGATAAAATTGAATGTTAATTATAATTTTATACAAGTTTCAAGTTATGCTGGTGATATTACTACTGGTAAGGTTAAAGTAAAAAGCTGGCTGGATGAACCTTTGGAGAACAAGCATGTGTTAATCGTAGAAGATATTGTAGATACAGGCAATACTTTGAAATATATTATAAAATATTTAGAAAGGCAAAATCCCTTGTCGTTAG
Coding sequences within:
- a CDS encoding biotin--[acetyl-CoA-carboxylase] ligase, yielding MIGDNLIVLDKVDSTNIYIKNHWIELPSETVVWALEQTQGYGRKKDRWYSPLGGLWFSVLFKPRKRPLIPYYYVRMYSLVIYDILKNKYNLNPIIKWPNDILVDEKKICGILGESIYKGTYPACVVVGIGLNVNNELPNELKDYSTSLKNLLGKELSLRKLLTQINHIAYHSYYLKYFKAKSISAVTKIWLKRLNIKNGDPVKIKDQNTEIISGRIKEIHSDYLEILDDSGKSKKYYSGDISLLNKYG
- the hpt gene encoding hypoxanthine phosphoribosyltransferase, whose translation is MPLKVLISEDDIQSKIENLAKDINTYYTKLTEEITAVCVLKGSVNFFSDLVKKIKLNVNYNFIQVSSYAGDITTGKVKVKSWLDEPLENKHVLIVEDIVDTGNTLKYIIKYLERQNPLSLEITSIVMKNVHPHGINVKFPGFEIGDKFIVGYGLDYNEKYRNLPYIGYIE